In Planococcus citri chromosome 4, ihPlaCitr1.1, whole genome shotgun sequence, the genomic window atagaaaCATCCTGTTTCAAACTTTTCCATGGCCATTGTTAGTAACTTTCTAGATTACTTATCCTTAGAGTTGGTTcaagtatttctattttttttattttatttatttagtcTTCACTTTCTTATAATTTAAACTCgacttgattaattttttgttcatctttaTACCTATTTAGATCAAACACTCGTAAACTTTTAAAGCCAATTTTCCGGTTCacaaacttaccaaaaattgcatgaaagtgttgaaaaacgtgttaaaatgatGGGAAAACACTAGAACTGAAATAgctaaaaattacccaaaaatgacgaaactttagcaaaatttggaaaagaaagTTTAAAATGGTGATTTGAAAGTGTTAGAATCCATTCATGAAAGCTGATACGtcactaaaaattgccaaaaagtaatataatttctggaaaatttgataaaattctacaaaaatgcacaaaaaagcatttaaaatcaggtgtactaaaaattattaaaacattctgaaatttcagatttaccaaaaatacacGATAAAggttaaaaaacattttgaaataatttaaactCATCCATAAAAGCGTTAAagacattgaaaattaccaaaaaaaatatacaatttcgacgaaatttgctgaaaatccataaaaaagTACTGGAAACGTGTTAcctaaaaatgatataaaaatattcgtataaaaaaattatgataaacaAATTTTGGGCTCTATTTCATTTTGACAGAAAGAACAAAGAACATATAGtcaagagaaaaaattataaatgtaaataaacagcgaaaataaaatgaaaattaacagcaatagaaaataaaaataaatcacaaatcACCATTGACAAATAttaaatattcgcaaaaaaaaaaaaaaagaaaataagaaagaaaatacAACCATGAGTTacaaaacgtataaaaattgCTTGGCGGATACATTATTAAGTTATTGTTTTCGAaactcaatgaaaaaaaatgaaataattaattatggTTGAATTTGAATATATTATCGTCATCGCCGAAGGTAATGACACTTTAGGACTAgaatcctgcaaaaaaaattaattagttttTTCCACAggctatttttcagaaaaaaaaaattaataaataaattaaaaataataatttaccgGATCATCATTCACAACGCATCGATTAATTCTTGGAAATCAGTAACATACCAATCAGCTCTAGCTTTAACTTCTTCTCTAACCACATTACCTCCGAACCCTTGACGAAAGTAAATAAAACCCGAATTAATCGATTACGAATATTTTCGTATACacaatacttcaaaaaaaattataaaaaccaAAGCAAATAATTCACCGATAAATGCATCAGCAGGTGGACAAGCTTCGGCATCGGTTATACCGTCACCGATCATGATCACCTTATTATAACTATGTTTCTTCTTAAGCTGTTCGATAACTTGAGCTTTTCCTCCGCTCTTCGACGTAGGTTCACTTTCATCAAATCCGGCATAATCTCCTGTCATAAAAAACAGCACACCATAACGTTAAATCACGTAATTGAGATTTTAACATTGAAATTAAACTATTTATCAGCATCGTTATCGattaccattgaaaaaaaacttgagtttGTTCGCATAAATATTCTGTAACGGTACATTTAATTCAATGGCTATCGGCCCGATTACGCCACGAAAACCACCAGATACCAAATATACTGGTATGCTTTTATGGTGTAGTTTGTCaatcaattctctacaattgtTAACTAAGTATGAGTGTTATAACCATTAGCAAAGCGTATAGAAAGTTGACGCCTACTtacttgacattttttgtcAGTTGAACTGGGtgtaatttgatgaaatctcGCATTTGAGTTATCGTTGGTGAGATTATACTTAATCTTCGGGATAACGATTCGCTGAATTCGACTTGGCCCGACATGGCTGATTTGGTTCTGAAAAAGAAGGTAGATTTGAACGAATGACGTGATTTCTTCTAAATAGAGAAGTATACCTAGAAGTAATCCACTTACAAAGCTTTAATTTCGTCCGATTTACCGCAAAATGTAGCCAATTCGTCGATAGCTTCGTTTTGAATGACAGTAGAGTCCACATCGAAACACACAGCATCAGCGTTCTTCCAAATGGTTAGAATatcttctttcattttcaaaatcagcgaTACAAATAAGACGATATTACAGATGAAATTTAATTCGTTATAGGGAGctgtaaaagcaaaattttattaaaattttaacataattATGAAAGGAAGAGAAGAAAAGTCGACTTACTTCGAGTGAAGATGAATTCGCAAGTTCGTAGAATGAAAACACAAACACCTAACACATCTTCGATCCAATGGAACCGTACGAACGACTGGGAATGAGGAGTGTTAAATTATTAATATTCAAAAACCTTACGCAACCGACTGACCGTAAACAAAGCTGACATCAAGAATTCAACGTAATTTATGACATGAGCAAAGCTGTACGAGGCTACGACACAATCTTGGAATTCAAACTGAAGAGCCAGAATCAACTGACCTACAAGTGTGCGATTAATTACTACGAAGAGTGATAAAgaagctataaatttttatcgtAATTCATGATAGAAAGTCACGAATGATtaactttgattattaattCGCTAATTACCAATTTACTACGCTATTTTACAAGTGCCATCAATCAGCTGATCGATAGTTTGTTGACTTCCCCTTCCTAAGCTATTTGTTCGTCTTGACTGCTACTTTGCTGATTGCAGGAAGATTTTTCCTGTTTGATTTGAttctataattttcatttaaatttcatttcgtaaCAACAAATtagcaaaatattttcaaaattttcaattttttatcaaaatttcttatcaaaatgtGAACATTATCAAAATAACGAGTTCCTCGATTTACTGGATCGCGCCAATTTGGTGGTTTCCAATTTTTCcctgaacaaaatttcaggttttcatCTATCCAGTTTTTTGTTATAAGTCGTTgcgttggtgatttttttcaaaaaataaattcacgtgAGGATAATTGGATTGGTCTTTGTTGAGATATGAGATTTCGTAATActtgttaatttttgatcaagtagtaggattaaattttttattaataacaAAATGGAAGAAAACGTTGTGAAACCGATGATTGCAATCGAAGCAGAATCTCAGAAGGTTTGATATCATCATACGTTTACTTCTTCTCCATAAAAGTAGAGCATTCTGTATCGATATTTATCTTCGCAGATGCAAGAACTAAACAGCATAGAAGGATTAACAGTCTGCGATCAAGATGTAGTCGAAAGAGAAGTCCTTCGTCAGATGAACGAAGCCTGTCAAGATGAAGAAGTCGAAGAAGGAGAGTTATCAGAAGATGAGCAGAAAGAACcatcgaaaaatgaaaccatCCCAATGATGTTTGTAAACGACACGGTTAATGAGACAGAAGCCGAACGAAAAGTCAGACTAGGAGAAATGACACCTTTCGGAAGTATCCTTCAGTCGGATTCAAATGCTGCTAGGTACTTTCCATCTTCTGAGTTAATTAAATCAGCCTTTTCATCACTAAATTTCTtatctttttttcaagtagctcgttggaaaaaaattcatccgtAATGAGATACTTGAAACAGCAAGAAGAATtgcaaaagaaattcaaaaacgagaaaaaaacacacgttAAGCAGACGCATCAAAAACAAGTGCTTCCGTCACCgaaaaaacgtcgaaaaaaaatcaaactcgggACTGAAACTGTTGAAGAATGTTCTGCTAAAAGTGGACCTCTTCTGAGTGAAAGAATGACTATAGATTTCGAAGAGGCTTCCGGCAGTGAATATTGTCCTTCTGATGAAGATATCAGTTCTTCCGAAAATGGtactaataataaaaaatatgtaattttcgaTCTTAGAAGTATTTTATGGTACT contains:
- the aay gene encoding phosphoserine phosphatase, with translation MKEDILTIWKNADAVCFDVDSTVIQNEAIDELATFCGKSDEIKALTKSAMSGQVEFSESLSRRLSIISPTITQMRDFIKLHPVQLTKNVKELIDKLHHKSIPVYLVSGGFRGVIGPIAIELNVPLQNIYANKLKFFFNGDYAGFDESEPTSKSGGKAQVIEQLKKKHSYNKVIMIGDGITDAEACPPADAFIGFGGNVVREEVKARADWYVTDFQELIDAL